The proteins below come from a single Myripristis murdjan chromosome 10, fMyrMur1.1, whole genome shotgun sequence genomic window:
- the LOC115366029 gene encoding glutamine amidotransferase-like class 1 domain-containing protein 3A, mitochondrial: MAKSVAVILSGCGVYDGTEVHEASAVLVHLSRAGAKVEMFAPNTDQMHVVNHCEGKPTQEKRNILQESARIARGTVTDLAKLDVSKFDAVIIPGGFGVAKNLSDWAVKGKDYAIQPQVEKLIKAFHQAGKPLGMCCISPVLAAKALPGCELTVGQDKECERWPYAQTASVMKEMGCKHVNKNVGEVHVDVKNKLVTTSAFMCNAPIHEVFDGIGVMVKAVLELA, encoded by the exons ATGGCAAAGAGTGTTGCAGTTATTCTCTCAGGATGCGGGGTGTATGATGGCACAGAGGTCCATGAAGCCTCTGCTGTCCTGGTCCATCTGAGTCGCGCTGGAGCAAAA GTGGAGATGTTTGCTCCTAATACAGATCAGATGCACGTTGTCAATCACTGTGAGGGAAAACCCACACAGGAGAAACGAAACATCCTGCAGGAAAGCGCCCGCATAGCCAGAGGTACTGTGACTGACCTGGCCAAGTTGGATGTTTCTAAATTTGATGCAGTCATCATTCCAG GGGGGTTTGGTGTGGCTAAGAACCTGAGTGACTGGGCAGTGAAGGGGAAGGATTACGCCATCCAGCCCCAGGTAGAGAAGCTCATCAAGGCCTTCCACCAAGCTGGCAAGCCTCTTGGCATGTGTTGTATCTCCCCTGTCCTGGCTGCCAAAGCCCTGCCTGGCTGTGAGCTCACCGTGGGCCAGGACAAGGAGTGCGAAAG ATGGCCGTACGCGCAGACAGCCAGCGTCATGAAAGAGATGGGCTGCAAACACGTGAATAAGAATGTGGGGGAAGTGCATgttgatgtgaaaaataagcTGGTCACCACCTCTGCCTTCATGTGCAACGCTCCCATTCATGAAGTTTTTGATGGAATCGGTGTGATGGTTAAAGCGGTGCTGGAACTGGCTTAA